From one Chanodichthys erythropterus isolate Z2021 chromosome 3, ASM2448905v1, whole genome shotgun sequence genomic stretch:
- the LOC137014182 gene encoding CD209 antigen-like protein E, with translation MRGIKLTPVLFTQRFLSSFIKDRVWIGLTDIENEGRMKWVDNSPLNEGFWYKDEPNNAGGDEDCVELMPSGTIQSWNDLKCSEKRKGICEK, from the exons ATGAGAGGAATCAAACTTACTCCTGTTTTATTCACACAGAGGTTCTTATCTTCATTCATCAAGGACAGAGTGTGGATTGGTTTGACTGACATTGAGAATGAAGGCAGAATGAAATGGGTGGATAATTCACCACTGAATGAAGG GTTTTGGTATAAAGATGAGCCAAATAATGCAGGTGGAGATGAGGACTGTGTTGAACTGATGCCTTCAGGCACCATCCAGAGCTGGAATGATCTCAAATGCTCTGAGAAGAGAAAAGGGATTTGTGAGAAATAG